One Vanacampus margaritifer isolate UIUO_Vmar chromosome 20, RoL_Vmar_1.0, whole genome shotgun sequence DNA window includes the following coding sequences:
- the uba5 gene encoding ubiquitin-like modifier-activating enzyme 5 isoform X1 produces MATVEELKLRVRELENELIKCKQKQCAAEQLHRPKIEKMSAEVVDSNPYSRLMALKRMGIVDNYESIRTFTVAVVGVGGVGSVTAEMLTRCGIGKLLLFDYDKVELANMNRLFFQPHQAGLSKVEAAEHTLRNINPDVSFETHNYNITTLDNFNHFMERLSHGGMEDSKPVDLVLSCVDNFEARMAINTACNELGQTWMESGVSENAVSGHIQLINPGETACFACAPPLVVAANIDEKTLKREGVCAASLPTTMGVVAGILVQNVLKYLLKFGQVSYYLGYNAMQDFFPSMAMKPNPQCNDRHCRRQQELYKKQEAERPKTEAAVQEEEEEVLHEDNEWGIELVSEETNEETQTAAAAAANLPKGITLAYTFPVAQNKGDGEMVEDTEQSLEELMAQMKEL; encoded by the exons ATGGCGACGGTGGAGGAACTGAAGCTCCGCGTGAGGGAGTTGGAGAACGAACTGATCAAGTGTAAGCAAAAGCAGTGCGCCGCCGAGCAACTACACAGACCCAAAATTGAAAAGATGAGCGCAGAAGTTGTCGATTCCAACCCTTACAG TCGCCTGATGGCTCTGAAGCGAATGGGAATCGTGGATAATTATGAG AGTATCCGGACATTCACGGTAGCCGTGGTGGGCGTCGGGGGAGTGGGCAGCGTGACAGCCGAAATGCTCACTAGGTGTGGCATCGGTAAG TTGCTGCTGTTCGACTACGACAAAGTGGAGCTAGCCAACATGAACAGACTCTTCTTCCAGCCTCACCAGGCCGGCCTCAGCAAGGTAGAGGCTGCAGAACACACGCTCAG AAACATCAATCCGGACGTGTCGTTTGAGACGCATAACTACAACATCACCACTTTGGACAATTTCAACCATTTCATGGAGCGCCTCAG TCACGGAGGCATGGAAGACAGCAAGCCTGTGGATTTAGTCCTGAGCTGCGTGGACAACTTTGAGGCCCGCATGGCTATCAATACA GCTTGTAATGAGCTGGGACAGACCTGGATGGAGTCTGGAGTTAGCGAGAACGCCGTGTCGGGACACATACAGCTCATCAACCCGGGAGAGACGGCCTGCTTCGCT TGCGCTCCCCCTCTGGTGGTGGCAGCCAACATCGATGAGAAGACCCTCAAGAGGGAAGGCGTATGCGCCGCCAGCTTGCCCACGACGATGGGCGTCGTCGCTGGCATCCTGGTCCAGAATGTCCTCAA GTATTTGTTGAAGTTTGGGCAGGTCAGTTATTACCTGGGCTACAACGCCATGCAGGACTTTTTCCCCAGCATGGCCATGAAGCCCAACCCGCAGTGCAACGACCGCCACTGCAGGAGACAGCAGGAACTGTACAAG AAGCAGGAAGCAGAGCGACCCAAGACGGAGGCGGCGGtccaggaagaggaagaggaggtgcTTCACGAGGACAACGAATGGGGAATCGAACTGGTGTCAGAGGAAACCAACGAGGAGACGCAGACCGCGGCGGCCGCCGCTGCCAACCTCCCCAAAGGCATCACCCTGGCGTACACCTTCCCAGTGGCG CAGAATAAGGGCGACGGCGAGATGGTGGAAGACACGGAGCAGAGCCTGGAGGAGCTGATGGCTCAGATGAAAGAGTTGTAG
- the uba5 gene encoding ubiquitin-like modifier-activating enzyme 5 isoform X2, which yields MATVEELKLRVRELENELIKCKQKQCAAEQLHRPKIEKMSAEVVDSNPYSRLMALKRMGIVDNYESIRTFTVAVVGVGGVGSVTAEMLTRCGIGKLLLFDYDKVELANMNRLFFQPHQAGLSKVEAAEHTLRNINPDVSFETHNYNITTLDNFNHFMERLSHGGMEDSKPVDLVLSCVDNFEARMAINTACNELGQTWMESGVSENAVSGHIQLINPGETACFACAPPLVVAANIDEKTLKREGVCAASLPTTMGVVAGILVQNVLKYLLKFGQVSYYLGYNAMQDFFPSMAMKPNPQCNDRHCRRQQELYKKQEAERPKTEAAVQEEEEEVLHEDNEWGIELVSEETNEETQTAAAAAANLPKGITLAYTFPVANKGDGEMVEDTEQSLEELMAQMKEL from the exons ATGGCGACGGTGGAGGAACTGAAGCTCCGCGTGAGGGAGTTGGAGAACGAACTGATCAAGTGTAAGCAAAAGCAGTGCGCCGCCGAGCAACTACACAGACCCAAAATTGAAAAGATGAGCGCAGAAGTTGTCGATTCCAACCCTTACAG TCGCCTGATGGCTCTGAAGCGAATGGGAATCGTGGATAATTATGAG AGTATCCGGACATTCACGGTAGCCGTGGTGGGCGTCGGGGGAGTGGGCAGCGTGACAGCCGAAATGCTCACTAGGTGTGGCATCGGTAAG TTGCTGCTGTTCGACTACGACAAAGTGGAGCTAGCCAACATGAACAGACTCTTCTTCCAGCCTCACCAGGCCGGCCTCAGCAAGGTAGAGGCTGCAGAACACACGCTCAG AAACATCAATCCGGACGTGTCGTTTGAGACGCATAACTACAACATCACCACTTTGGACAATTTCAACCATTTCATGGAGCGCCTCAG TCACGGAGGCATGGAAGACAGCAAGCCTGTGGATTTAGTCCTGAGCTGCGTGGACAACTTTGAGGCCCGCATGGCTATCAATACA GCTTGTAATGAGCTGGGACAGACCTGGATGGAGTCTGGAGTTAGCGAGAACGCCGTGTCGGGACACATACAGCTCATCAACCCGGGAGAGACGGCCTGCTTCGCT TGCGCTCCCCCTCTGGTGGTGGCAGCCAACATCGATGAGAAGACCCTCAAGAGGGAAGGCGTATGCGCCGCCAGCTTGCCCACGACGATGGGCGTCGTCGCTGGCATCCTGGTCCAGAATGTCCTCAA GTATTTGTTGAAGTTTGGGCAGGTCAGTTATTACCTGGGCTACAACGCCATGCAGGACTTTTTCCCCAGCATGGCCATGAAGCCCAACCCGCAGTGCAACGACCGCCACTGCAGGAGACAGCAGGAACTGTACAAG AAGCAGGAAGCAGAGCGACCCAAGACGGAGGCGGCGGtccaggaagaggaagaggaggtgcTTCACGAGGACAACGAATGGGGAATCGAACTGGTGTCAGAGGAAACCAACGAGGAGACGCAGACCGCGGCGGCCGCCGCTGCCAACCTCCCCAAAGGCATCACCCTGGCGTACACCTTCCCAGTGGCG AATAAGGGCGACGGCGAGATGGTGGAAGACACGGAGCAGAGCCTGGAGGAGCTGATGGCTCAGATGAAAGAGTTGTAG
- the uba5 gene encoding ubiquitin-like modifier-activating enzyme 5 isoform X3, with protein sequence MNRLFFQPHQAGLSKVEAAEHTLRNINPDVSFETHNYNITTLDNFNHFMERLSHGGMEDSKPVDLVLSCVDNFEARMAINTACNELGQTWMESGVSENAVSGHIQLINPGETACFACAPPLVVAANIDEKTLKREGVCAASLPTTMGVVAGILVQNVLKYLLKFGQVSYYLGYNAMQDFFPSMAMKPNPQCNDRHCRRQQELYKKQEAERPKTEAAVQEEEEEVLHEDNEWGIELVSEETNEETQTAAAAAANLPKGITLAYTFPVAQNKGDGEMVEDTEQSLEELMAQMKEL encoded by the exons ATGAACAGACTCTTCTTCCAGCCTCACCAGGCCGGCCTCAGCAAGGTAGAGGCTGCAGAACACACGCTCAG AAACATCAATCCGGACGTGTCGTTTGAGACGCATAACTACAACATCACCACTTTGGACAATTTCAACCATTTCATGGAGCGCCTCAG TCACGGAGGCATGGAAGACAGCAAGCCTGTGGATTTAGTCCTGAGCTGCGTGGACAACTTTGAGGCCCGCATGGCTATCAATACA GCTTGTAATGAGCTGGGACAGACCTGGATGGAGTCTGGAGTTAGCGAGAACGCCGTGTCGGGACACATACAGCTCATCAACCCGGGAGAGACGGCCTGCTTCGCT TGCGCTCCCCCTCTGGTGGTGGCAGCCAACATCGATGAGAAGACCCTCAAGAGGGAAGGCGTATGCGCCGCCAGCTTGCCCACGACGATGGGCGTCGTCGCTGGCATCCTGGTCCAGAATGTCCTCAA GTATTTGTTGAAGTTTGGGCAGGTCAGTTATTACCTGGGCTACAACGCCATGCAGGACTTTTTCCCCAGCATGGCCATGAAGCCCAACCCGCAGTGCAACGACCGCCACTGCAGGAGACAGCAGGAACTGTACAAG AAGCAGGAAGCAGAGCGACCCAAGACGGAGGCGGCGGtccaggaagaggaagaggaggtgcTTCACGAGGACAACGAATGGGGAATCGAACTGGTGTCAGAGGAAACCAACGAGGAGACGCAGACCGCGGCGGCCGCCGCTGCCAACCTCCCCAAAGGCATCACCCTGGCGTACACCTTCCCAGTGGCG CAGAATAAGGGCGACGGCGAGATGGTGGAAGACACGGAGCAGAGCCTGGAGGAGCTGATGGCTCAGATGAAAGAGTTGTAG